AGATTAAAGCACTGCAACCACAATTTCTAAcactctttttctctttttttctgaaACTTAGGTCTAATATGAAGCATAATAATCACTAGCAAAGACACCAATATTTTTAAACCCTTTCCTAAAATTAGTtgatttttgtgattcaaaaataCCTGGATTGGTTACTCAATACAGTTAGGGTAATGGAAGCTGAAACTGCAGAAAAATCTTAACCATCAAATCCATCAGTTGAATCACCCATGTAAGTCTCTAAAAACAAATTTCaggtttttaatttcattttgggTCACATTGTTCTTCAAATCATTACAGCAAGGTTTTATTATTCCCCCTATTTGCGATTTTCCCTTAATTTTGCCCTTGTCATTATCAAACTGTATTTATTTCACCCAAATTGAAGTCAGAGTAATAAAACAGACTGAAAAATTCATGTATTTTTCACTCAAACGAATAGAAAGTGATATTTGCATTGTattaaaaaatttacattttaCAATTTCATTACAGATATTACAATTTGTAATGTTAAGTACATGAATTTGAAACCCCACTGGTTTGAATTATGCAGGTGAGGATTGATGAGAGGTAGAGGTGGAGAGAGTTCTGTGTTGCAACTGGGAACACTAAGGGGAGGTATGTATTGATCAGCAAAGTAGCCAAGTCAaagtcttcttttctttcaattattgtcttgtcttattttcttgtgTGTGGATAAAATTCCATTTGTGGTTCATAGTCCTAGATATTAATCATTTCTGGAAACTATTCAAGTCTTGCAATAATTTTGATACCCTTTAGTCCAATCACACAAATTTTCTTCTCTGCGTTATAATGCCGATAGTTGAAGGAATTCTTGTTAACGGTGTAACTGAAATTTTGAAGAAGTTGATTCCTTTTAtaattcaaaatatttgtgttGCAAAGGGTTTTAAAACTGAGCTGAAAAATCTCCAGGTTACTTTGGAGGTAGTACTAACTGTGATTGAGGATGCTGAGACGAAACAAATTGATGATATTTGGTTGCAAAGGCTTAAAGATGTTGCTTATGAAGCTGAAGACGTACTTGATGATTTTTCATATGAAGTCATGCGAAGGCAGCATGAGGCAGTATGCAAAAGAGACAAGGTATGTGACTTTGTCTCAAAATCCTCCAACCCAATTTTGTTTGGCTGGAGAATGGGTTTTAAAATCAGAAAGATCAATCGGAAGTTAGGTAAAATTGTTATTGATGCTGATATTAAGTCCAAATTGTTACCAAACAATACTAGTAGTACTAGTGGTCATAAACAAAGTAGTGTTCAGCTAGAACGAGAAACCACTTCTTATGTCAATGATACAGAAATTGTTGgaaggaaaaatgaaaaatcaaagatGATAGATTTGTTGGTCAATTCGTCATCCCTGATAGATGAAAACCTTTCAACTATATCCATAGTGGGAATGGGGGGACTTGGGAAGACGGCATTGGCTCAACAAGTTTACAATGATGACTTGGTCAAGAGACATTTTGAACCAAGAATATGGGTATGTGTCTCCAAGGATGAATCTTATTTTAGTGTTCATAAAACTTTAAGTGATATCCTTGAGTTCATCACTAAAACCAAGTGTCGTGATGTACCAAATGTCGAAGAGTTGGTACGTCGAGTTCGTGAAAATTTGACTGACAAGAAGTATTTATTAGTTCTTGATGATTTGTGGAATGTGAATGTCCATGAATGGTTGAGACTTAAAGATTTTTTGGTAGTTGGTGCTCAAGGAAGCAAAATCTTAGTCACAACACGACTAAGTAAAACTGGGTCAACTGTTCGGGGAGCAATTTCTCCTTATGGCTTACGGCACTTATCAACAGCTGATTGTTGGTCTATCATCAGGCAAAGAGCATTTGCTTGTGGTGGTGCACTTGAGTCTGAcccaaatatgataaaaataggAGAAGAGATAGCTAAAAAATGTTGCGGTTTGCCACTTGTGGCAAAAACTTTGGGGAGTCTTATGTGgttaaaaaataaggaaaaagagTGGGTGTCTATCATGGAAAATGAGATTTTTGTCAATTTATCAGAAGATGAAAACAATGTTATTCCTGTGTTAAAGCTGAGTTACAATAATTTGTCGTCAAACTTAAAACAATGTTTTTCATTTTGCTCCATATTTCCAAAAGGTTATGTATTTGAAAGAGAAACTTTGGTTCAATTGTGGATGGCGGAAGGATTCCTTCAACCATCTGATGAcgaagaaaataaaatatcaatGGAAGATGTTGGGGATGACTACTTCAGCAACCTGTTGTCGAGCTCATTTTTTCAAGATGTGAAGAACGATGAGTGTGGAAACATTGTTTCGTGCAAGATGCACGATCTTATACATGATCTTGCGCTAAGTGTATCGAACTGTGAATGCTTGCTCTTGAAAGCCAGTAAAATGAAAGATGTTCCTAGTGTTCGTCATTTAGGTTTGGTTTTGGATGATGATGGATTAACAGCGTCTCAAAATTTGTTGCGCAAGTCTAAAAGGTTGTGTACTCTTCTTACATTTCTAAGAGGCCGTAGTGAAGATATTGAGGGTGTCTTCAGCGAGTGTAAACACTTGCGTGTACTAGATGTCAGTGGTTCATTCATGGGTGACAGTTTACCGGTTTCTGTGGGGAGATTGAGAAATTTAAGGTATCTTAATCTTTCATTTCCGAAAAAttatcaaagtcatgaaacactgAATGAAAGGTCCGTAAGTGTGCTTTATAGTTTGCAGACACTAGTATTAAGTGAATGGGCTTCTCTTCGAGAGCTTCCAAGCAACATTGGATTTTTGAAGCACTTGAGGCACCTTTATCTAGAACGTTCTAAAATTAAAGCACTGCCAGATTCTATCACTAGCTTACATAAGTTGCAGACATTAAATCTTTTTGGGTGTACTTATTTTCGAAGGTTACCTGTAAACATTGGTATCATGAAAGATCTAAGGCATCTTAATTTATACAGCACTGGCATCAGGGAATTACCTAGGTCAATTACTTCTTGCTCCAATTTGGAAAAGTTACAGCTTGGTGAAAGCTACCTTGAAGAGCTACCTGATAATTTAGGTGACTTACAAAATCTAGTGTTACTTGATGTTTCGTCTACACCAATTAAAGAAGTACCTGAATCTATAATTCTTCTAAGGAATTTGACGTCGTTAAACTTCAACAATTGTGGAAATCTTCACAAATTTCCCAAAGATATTGGTGCTGCTATGAGACATGTAAGGATTCTGGACATTGGTACCACACAGATAAGAACACTACCAGATTTGTACGAACTCTCCAGTTTAGAGTACGTGGACTTGGGGAAAGCTATGCTTCCGAGAGATGTAAGAAATTGGAACAAGTTGGAACATCTCAAATATGATGGTCATAGGAAAATATCATCAAAAGGTCTAGGACAGCTGACGAAGTTGAAAACCTTGCATGAATACATTGTAGGCGAGGGAACCACAGTTGGAGAATTAAGAGACCTGAGACTCCTCAGAGAGACCTTAGAGATTTATAATCTTGAGAATGTGAGAGGTGGAACAGAAGAAGCCCGTGGAGCGAAtttaaatcaaaagcaaaatatCTCAAGTTTGGAATTATACTGGAGTACTGGTAATTTTGTTGGAAATGATCTTGATAATGCTGATGAACTTGTGCTGGAAGGGCTGCAACCCCACTCTAATTTGAAAAGTTTGACGATTGGTGGTTTTAGAGGTGTTAAACTCCCATCATGGATGAAGATGAATACAATTTTGTTGTCTTTGCCAAACCTGACGGAGATTGAACTGCGAAACTGCAGCAGATGTGAGCAAATAGTGGGTCTGGGGCAGCTTCCAAAGTTGTGGAAGTTGCTTTTGTGTAATATGCCTGAGTTACAAGGATGGGAGGagtcatcattatcatcatctttcCCTTGCCTGAAGAAGTTATCGATTGAAATTTGTCCGAAATTGGTGACGGTGCCCGATGTTGCACTGAAGCATGACTTGGCTCACCTTCAAATAAATGGAATTTCAGAACTCGAGTTTCTGCCACTACAGAACCTGCAACCTGAACTCAAGTATCTAAAGATATGGGGGTGTCCTAAATTTCAAGGTTTTCACTCAAATGAAGAGGAGAGCAACCTCAATAATATCTCTGTTGCGACCAACAGCTCATTAGAAGACTCGATCTATCTTGAAGAATTTCAAATTCAATGTCCACAAGAACGGAATTCTTTGTCAGTGGATCTGCAGTGCATTAGGGACCTTCAGGATTTCAAGATTGGCTGGTTCTCTGAGGAACCTGGTTCGTTTCCATTTTCAATTGAACAATTCTCCTCCTTTGCATCTCTACAGAGGTTAGAGGTAGACGGGTGCTCTAAACTCAAGGTTCTACCTGAGCAGCTTCAGCACCTTACCAGGCTCAAGGAGTTCACCATATCTAACATGGGTCTTGACATGGTGGTTTTGCCCGAGTGGATTGGGGACCTTTCAAGACTTGTAAGGCTGGAGACTAGGAATTGTGAAAATTTGGTGCATATGCCTTCTAAGGAGACAATGCTAAGACTCAAATTCCTGAAGTTCTTATTTATCGAAGCTTGTCCATTGTTAGAGCAGAGTTGCAACTACCAGGCTGGGGAAGACTGGGACAAGATTTCTCATATTAAATATATCAGGTTTGTCATTTTCTTTTTGAACTGCACATAATTTTTACTAGTATGTGATTTATTAGCTACTCTCTCTTGTTCCACTAATACCAAAGACGTACTTCATCATGTTGAGGTTCCAAATCATGTCCCAGATGCGACCTCAACATTTATGTGTGTAGAACCTCGTCAGGAGGCATCCATAATGAATTTCCTTGCATGAACAACCATTCCCTTACTAAAATTTACTGTCGCGAAAACAATAGGCTAAAAAGTCGATCCAGAGGTTAGACTAGTCTGCAGTGGAATCTCATATTTGCAGTTATAAAGTGAAGGTTTAGAACAGGCAGACTCCATTCCATTAGGGCTAAGTTCAGAATGTCTAAACCAGTACCTTTGATCCCTGTAATGGCTAAGTTTTCTTTTCCTGAAGAAAGTTCAGTTCCTGTTAAAATGCTTATCTTGCAATGTGTGGACTGTTTTATATTGATCCACTTAGTCCAGTATTATAAGTGATTTTAGGCTCTACATCCTAACATTTAGCATTCGGTTTTCATCAATTCTCAATTTGTTAGTTCCTGTCGATTGTTCGATGATATTGACCTCAATATCTGCAAGATCTCAGTTTTAACTAGATTTTCGTGAGTCTTCAAGTTTTGGTCTGGTTTATTAAAAAGATGGTTGTTCAGTGGACGCCAGGATCATGCAACCAACTCCCAACTTGGAACGGGCAAGCCAATATAATGCGCGAGGTTGAGCTTGGTGTAAATACAAAAGTCCAGCTGTTCAAGAAGTTTGGTTATCTTGTGCTGATATCATTTTGGTGGAAATCCGGTCCGTCAGAAACAAATCCCTGCATGAGGAATGATACCTGGTTGTGATTCATCTCAGTATGACTTGCACATCTTAaaattcttcaacattccttgtaGAAGAGTTAAATGTATTAGAGTTGTTGGATGTTATTCTTCCTCGCCAGATCATGTTATTCTTCTTTGAAGAGATGGTACTTTTAGAGGCAACCTTGGCTTTTCAGGTTACGGATAGCTGAAGCTGGCGGTCTTGGTGTTGCTAACAGCTATATTGCACAAATAATGGGAAGCAAAGCAATGGAGGGCGGAAGCATAGCCAAGCTTCCCCTGGATGGAGCCACCCCAAAGGCCCAAAAACACTTCTTCTATTTTAACCTAACTCATGTTGGGCCACAAAACATTATGGTGAAGCCCGGAGAGAAGATATGGTCAAGCCCAGCACAAGGAAGGTTTCTGGTTTCACCagggcaaaaaaaaaacaacttggtTGGAAACTTGGAAGATATTAACAAAAAGTTGTCAAAttttcatcatcattttgtagaaAGGAAACCATTTGATCAAATTTGTTAAGATGGTTAAAAGAGCGCAAAGGGACTTCTCCGATGATTAACTCTCAAGGATGCAATATTTTGCCTTAGATCCTACAAAGTGATgaagattttagggaaaattaacTCTTCCGGATGCGTAGCACGGGTACAAATCTTGTGAGCCTTGATTCAGTAAGAAAACATAAAACTGCACATCTTGATtaaggatttcttttcttttttttcatttgtttggATTGGTCAATAAGAAAATTGCGATGATAAATAGGTACTTCAGAGTTTCCCAACCCAATAAATTAGGCTTTATTTAGATATACCTAGTTTTACAAAACACACAATAACATCCAATTTGAACTAGGCAAATTGCATGCTTCACCTCTCTATGCCTGCTTAAGCAAATGGATATTCATTCCAGTTGTAGCTATTTCACATCCCTTGAGGATTCCAACCGGCTTTTTTCACCAAACTTGTACCATCATTAGTACCAAATTTGGGAATAATATCCAAGTTGACATTAAAGATAGTAAAGTCTTTCATGACATCTCCTTCAAAGACTCTGTATGTAATCGACCTGTTTTTGTTGTCGACCGCTGTTATTTTGTGTTTCGTAGATAAGAACTAGCACTATGGAGAGCcccatcccttccctatccctcaaatgtagggaagggatagcaCAAGGATGTCAAGCTTGCTATAGTGCCCTCTCATCTCTTCCCTACACgaaacggctactcagtagccgtgtgAATAGTGCTAAACCGCTACTGTGTTGTCATATATTTTTTTCACATTTTTTTCCAATAAGAATATATTTTTTtaggtaaaaaaaatattttacagTAAAAAACGATATATAATAAAAAGaagatataataggtaaaaaaagagttttgtaaaaaaaagtgtgaaaaagaaaagttttagggtaaaatttcaaaaaccaaatacgGAAACTCAATAGCCGTGTAAAATGCTATGGCTACTGAGTAACCGTAAAGTGTAAAAAAATACGGCTATTGAGTagccgtgtgatttcccttccctacaagtGGGATCAGATATGATCCTCCTTGTAGGGAAAGGGGGTGATTTCCCTACTCATGTAGAGATTTAGGAGACTATAGTAGATGGTATTTGGGCGTTTTGAGGGATAGAGTGCACCACAGTGCTAGCTCTAATAGATTGTTAATATGTATTTCACAACTGATTTCAAATGCATGAAAATAACGGttaaagaccaaaatcaacagttcctgggtgaaaaggatatttagattttgatactgtttaaatggacaaaaatgtaaaaatagtcaggatgtaaacagtttcatactacccattttcaaatattatttttatttttaatttacatcaggatgcatccagtttcatccttgccatttttttaagtttaagtcaagatgaatccagtttcatccttgctattttttttggtgttcatttcacccatactaatttttactcgtccatttgaatcatgttttcaaaatatttggacaaatgacccattttccgttaaatTAATTGCATCACATGCATGGTTGCGTACCAGGTATCACGCATTTCTACACAAATCCAGTGCCTAAACAAATTTCGCCCTCTCGGATGACTTCAACGCTTTGAATCACTTCAGGAAGATACTTCGACAGTTGGGTGCATCACGAGTGAACATACGGTATAGCTTGTCTGCACAACACTTGACCTCATGCACAATCTCAAGTTTTTGAAGCTCAGCCATTATACAGTATACTAGTTTTAGAAAGTTGGAAATTAAAGGAGCAACGAATAAACTTGGTGTTGTTGTGTATGCAAGAGGAGGTATGTCGTACCTAGCTATTTATAGAATAGAAAGAAGTATAGATTAGGACTATGCGTAATAAATGATTAAGTAATCAAATTGGATTACATCAAACAATTTATCAAGGCAATCGTATATAATCTATTTATTCATATAATTCAAATAAATTAGTGGTTCAAATTGGTCCATAAAACAAAGCGGCTCTTCACCACTAACCTAATTaatgtagttgcggaaaatcccacaactacaccacTTATGATATTGTGTAAATAATTTCTAAATCTAACTTATTgatcatgaaaatgatgataaaagtgctaaaaatgtaaaGAGATATAAGATTTTTTTATATGGTTCGAttaatgtgatctacatccatggttctttACTATGAGTATTGAAATTACATAAGTATTACATTTGGAATCTCCATTAATGGGTTTTGTGTAGAGCTTTAGAtttgggtgatggtggtggtgatggaaaagaagaagaaggagatatttTGTGTTCTCTCTTTTTCTTGGATTCTCTATTTTGGTCTCTCAACTGACCTCTCTCATTTGCAATctccccccacccccaccccccccccccccccccacccccacaaTTTGCCTTGTACAATATTTCGCCCCTACACTTAAACCCACTAACAAAGGAGATTCAAAGTTCATATCGACTCTTTTCGTGAATCTGATTCCGGCATAGTGGTATGAAGCATATGAAGAGAATGCGCAACTATCCAATCTTCGGTCGTTCATAAATTTTCATTTTGGATATCATCAATACTTCTTTGTATAAAGGAGAGTGTTGAGGATAATGTTGGGTCACCTCAGTCTGCACTGGGCAGACCTAATCAGATCAACAACGGTGTTCCGTGCAAAGTTTGAAGAGCTGAAGGTAGACCTTTTTATCAAGTCAATATTTGATAGAATAACTGCTCAGTGCATGTTGTTGAGTTTCAAAAAAGAGGTATACCTCACGTTGATGTGTTAATTATTTTGAGGGATGATGACAAATTACAAGGACCAAATGATTTGGACAAAATAGTGCGAGCAGAAATACCTGATCCTATCGAGGAGCTAGAATTACACAAGTGTGTAAAAAAGTGGATGATTCATGGTCCATCCGGAAGTAAGTGAATGATAGATGGCAAATGTAAGAGAAACTTTCCAAAACATTTTTATGAAGTATTATACAAGGAAAAGATGCATACCTTATTAATAGCTGACGCAATGATGGATGACATATCCGAAAGAGTCCAAGTTTTGAAGTGGACAGTAGGATGACTGTGCCTTATAACCCTTCATTATTACAAAAGTATAACTCAAACATAAACGTAGAAATTTTTAGTAGTGTAGGGAGTGTTAAATATCTTTACAATTATGTGTATAAGGGTCCAAATTATGTATCTTTTCAAGTGAATCCAGATGACCATGACGAGATAACAAGGTATATTAATGCATGATGGGTTTGTGCGGTGGAGGAATTTTAGTTGTGCTCTTTACAAGGTTTATCATTCGGTAGAGAGGTTACAAATACATCTTCTCGCCCAACAGTGTGTCGGGTACTATGATCACCAAACATTAGAAGAAATTTTGTCTGATAAAAGGAATTCGAGAACGATTCTGACAAAATTCTTTGTGACAAATGCTTATGATCATATAGCGAGGGAGTTGTCATATCATGAATTTAGAGAATGCTACtgttggaatacaaaaataaagagtgtaGAAGAATAAGAAGTACACAGACGACTATATGAAGGGTTTTTACAATACCTACATTTGCAGGTGGTTCTTAAGACACATTCTAAACCATATTAAAAGCCTGGcgtttttttgataatcttttgTTAGTTGATGGAGAGATGTCAGATATTCAAGAGAGATACTAGAAAACTAGGACTCTTAAAGAATGATCAGAGTGCAAGAGCGTCTTTTGCTGAAGAAGCAACAATCAAGATGTCATATGCGATGAAAAAAAAATTCGCCTCTATCTTGGTCTTTGGTAATCCGTCGGGCGTGAGAGAATTATGGGATGGATTTTTTAATAGCGTGGTAGGCGATTCCTCGAGTTCAAGGGATACAAAATCGGCATTTTTATCAGATCATCTTCTTCAAGAGTTGAATTTGATACTTAATTATCACGACATAGATATATCCAAGTATGACCTTCCGCCGATTGTAGGCACATAGGTTGAGGGCTTTGAGATTTTGAGTATGATTCAAGAAGAGTTATCGTTTCCTATATCCGAGGAAGACCTATCTACTATCCAGAAGTTGAATGAAGACCAGTTTAGGGCGTAAGATACAATCATGGGAGCAATTGTCGGAAAGCATGATATTTTTCATACATATTCTGGAATGTAGTGGAAAGACGTTTATGTATCGTGTTATTTTGGCAACTGTCGGGAAAAATGATGGTACTGCGATAGTAATAGTCACGTCCATAATTGTCACGTCCATGATATTTTACCTATCTACTATCCAGAAGTTGAATGAAGACCAGTTTAGGGCGTAAGCTGAGAGAATTTACATCCTCAACTCAAAACCGATTTTTTTAACGAATTATTAAACTGTACCGCAATGGCTTGGTTAGATGGGAAGTAAGTAAATTAATCAGGTTTTTGTTTTATACAATGTGCACCCAACTAGCACCTTATATCTGCACTCTCACGCCCCTAATATGATGGGCCACAGTGTCTTACATTTTGGTTTATTCAGCAAATAAAATGCATGCACCACTTAACTTTATGATTAGGCGGTGTTTGGATACCAATTAACAATGTAGTTTTCCAATTAATTCCAaactttaaaaacaaacaaaaaaatattttttgtgaaGTAAAAATAGTTTTGTGAAGTAAAACCATTTGGTTTCTGGTTTCTAAAATTGACTTGTACTTCCACGGAAGATACTTTTGGTTGCCAAACAAACTCAGATACCGTAAAAGAAGTGATTTTTGAATGATTCAAGTTGAAAAGTCATATATTGGTTCGGAAACTATACTTAAAAGTAATGAAGTTAACCTTACGAGGGTCGTGCCCCGCGTGACATAGCTTTCGGACTATATTGCTAAACCTAAAATTCTTGGGGTGTTAAACACTAAAAGAAACTGTTGAAATGAACCAATATCTTCTGGCTAAATTAGCTTGGAGACTGCCCTGTGAAGAAGATGCATTATGGGTTAAATCTTTTAGAAATAAATATTTCCCGACCATAACCCGTTGTATTATGCTAATCCAGATGGTTGTTGGGTTTGGAGGGGTGTGTGTAAGGGTATAATCAGAAACCAAATGTTTATCATTTGCTTGGAAACAATTTTGGGGATTAGCGTTGTCGCCAAAAATTATccattttctttgaaaatgtgtGCATAGATGCTTGCCAATTAAGGTTAAGATATTTAGAAATGGTTCaggtgttgaatcccactatgtTATTTGTCAATCTTTTATAGAAACTATTTATCATCTGCTTTTGGAATGCCCTGTAACTAATCAAATTTGGAAGGAAAATTTGTTGGTTGGTCCTAGGCCCAATAAGTTAGTTATactagggtccaaccggattttagACTTATCACtaggtccataattatttgaaacaAGCAAAATGATCACATTACCCTAGACCTAAACACGTGTGAAGAATGCAACACATTCTTACGGTTTTGTTTCTCGTACTAAAACCGCTGAAACGGTCAGAAGAACATATTTGCAACACTGTTTATACCAAATCGGGATTTtattttatctggaggtccaaatttaattaaaacatggaaatgaccacaaatttgagtacatatctgctacactgtttacaaatctgagtacatatctattacactgtttacaaatttgagtatatatctgctacactgattacaaatttgagtacatatgtgCGACACTTCTTACAAAATTTTgaatacatatctgctacaccacttacaaatctgagtatatATCTGAAGCACTGGTTACATATAGAGTACGTTTCCATTTGACAtatgaacctgtaaatgtgagcagaatataacaatattaaaacacaACCAAGTTGGTGTGCACTAACACATTCGGTTAGCTGATAAAATTAACTACATAGCTCAGACAACTCCCTCCTGGCAGTCTCAATTAATGTTTGCAAGAACTTGCTAGGTTCACAATTGTTAGGGTTTGTAAGAGAGGCATGAGTTAAGAAAGGAAGTTTTCTTAATGCTCTTCCACTTAATCCCTGAAATAA
This is a stretch of genomic DNA from Papaver somniferum cultivar HN1 chromosome 1, ASM357369v1, whole genome shotgun sequence. It encodes these proteins:
- the LOC113317623 gene encoding disease resistance protein RGA2-like isoform X1; this translates as MPIVEGILVNGVTEILKKLIPFIIQNICVAKGFKTELKNLQVTLEVVLTVIEDAETKQIDDIWLQRLKDVAYEAEDVLDDFSYEVMRRQHEAVCKRDKVCDFVSKSSNPILFGWRMGFKIRKINRKLGKIVIDADIKSKLLPNNTSSTSGHKQSSVQLERETTSYVNDTEIVGRKNEKSKMIDLLVNSSSLIDENLSTISIVGMGGLGKTALAQQVYNDDLVKRHFEPRIWVCVSKDESYFSVHKTLSDILEFITKTKCRDVPNVEELVRRVRENLTDKKYLLVLDDLWNVNVHEWLRLKDFLVVGAQGSKILVTTRLSKTGSTVRGAISPYGLRHLSTADCWSIIRQRAFACGGALESDPNMIKIGEEIAKKCCGLPLVAKTLGSLMWLKNKEKEWVSIMENEIFVNLSEDENNVIPVLKLSYNNLSSNLKQCFSFCSIFPKGYVFERETLVQLWMAEGFLQPSDDEENKISMEDVGDDYFSNLLSSSFFQDVKNDECGNIVSCKMHDLIHDLALSVSNCECLLLKASKMKDVPSVRHLGLVLDDDGLTASQNLLRKSKRLCTLLTFLRGRSEDIEGVFSECKHLRVLDVSGSFMGDSLPVSVGRLRNLRYLNLSFPKNYQSHETLNERSVSVLYSLQTLVLSEWASLRELPSNIGFLKHLRHLYLERSKIKALPDSITSLHKLQTLNLFGCTYFRRLPVNIGIMKDLRHLNLYSTGIRELPRSITSCSNLEKLQLGESYLEELPDNLGDLQNLVLLDVSSTPIKEVPESIILLRNLTSLNFNNCGNLHKFPKDIGAAMRHVRILDIGTTQIRTLPDLYELSSLEYVDLGKAMLPRDVRNWNKLEHLKYDGHRKISSKGLGQLTKLKTLHEYIVGEGTTVGELRDLRLLRETLEIYNLENVRGGTEEARGANLNQKQNISSLELYWSTGNFVGNDLDNADELVLEGLQPHSNLKSLTIGGFRGVKLPSWMKMNTILLSLPNLTEIELRNCSRCEQIVGLGQLPKLWKLLLCNMPELQGWEESSLSSSFPCLKKLSIEICPKLVTVPDVALKHDLAHLQINGISELEFLPLQNLQPELKYLKIWGCPKFQGFHSNEEESNLNNISVATNSSLEDSIYLEEFQIQCPQERNSLSVDLQCIRDLQDFKIGWFSEEPGSFPFSIEQFSSFASLQRLEVDGCSKLKVLPEQLQHLTRLKEFTISNMGLDMVVLPEWIGDLSRLVRLETRNCENLVHMPSKETMLRLKFLKFLFIEACPLLEQSCNYQAGEDWDKISHIKYIRIMQPTPNLERASQYNARG
- the LOC113317623 gene encoding disease resistance protein RGA2-like isoform X2, with protein sequence MPIVEGILVNGVTEILKKLIPFIIQNICVAKGFKTELKNLQVTLEVVLTVIEDAETKQIDDIWLQRLKDVAYEAEDVLDDFSYEVMRRQHEAVCKRDKVCDFVSKSSNPILFGWRMGFKIRKINRKLGKIVIDADIKSKLLPNNTSSTSGHKQSSVQLERETTSYVNDTEIVGRKNEKSKMIDLLVNSSSLIDENLSTISIVGMGGLGKTALAQQVYNDDLVKRHFEPRIWVCVSKDESYFSVHKTLSDILEFITKTKCRDVPNVEELVRRVRENLTDKKYLLVLDDLWNVNVHEWLRLKDFLVVGAQGSKILVTTRLSKTGSTVRGAISPYGLRHLSTADCWSIIRQRAFACGGALESDPNMIKIGEEIAKKCCGLPLVAKTLGSLMWLKNKEKEWVSIMENEIFVNLSEDENNVIPVLKLSYNNLSSNLKQCFSFCSIFPKGYVFERETLVQLWMAEGFLQPSDDEENKISMEDVGDDYFSNLLSSSFFQDVKNDECGNIVSCKMHDLIHDLALSVSNCECLLLKASKMKDVPSVRHLGLVLDDDGLTASQNLLRKSKRLCTLLTFLRGRSEDIEGVFSECKHLRVLDVSGSFMGDSLPVSVGRLRNLRYLNLSFPKNYQSHETLNERSVSVLYSLQTLVLSEWASLRELPSNIGFLKHLRHLYLERSKIKALPDSITSLHKLQTLNLFGCTYFRRLPVNIGIMKDLRHLNLYSTGIRELPRSITSCSNLEKLQLGESYLEELPDNLGDLQNLVLLDVSSTPIKEVPESIILLRNLTSLNFNNCGNLHKFPKDIGAAMRHVRILDIGTTQIRTLPDLYELSSLEYVDLGKAMLPRDVRNWNKLEHLKYDGHRKISSKGLGQLTKLKTLHEYIVGEGTTVGELRDLRLLRETLEIYNLENVRGGTEEARGANLNQKQNISSLELYWSTGNFVGNDLDNADELVLEGLQPHSNLKSLTIGGFRGVKLPSWMKMNTILLSLPNLTEIELRNCSRCEQIVGLGQLPKLWKLLLCNMPELQGWEESSLSSSFPCLKKLSIEICPKLVTVPDVALKHDLAHLQINGISELEFLPLQNLQPELKYLKIWGCPKFQGFHSNEEESNLNNISVATNSSLEDSIYLEEFQIQCPQERNSLSVDLQCIRDLQDFKIGWFSEEPGSFPFSIEQFSSFASLQRLEVDGCSKLKVLPEQLQHLTRLKEFTISNMGLDMVVLPEWIGDLSRLVRLETRNCENLVHMPSKETMLRLKFLKFLFIEACPLLEQSCNYQAGEDWDKISHIKYISGRQDHATNSQLGTGKPI